DNA sequence from the Geobacter sp. AOG2 genome:
CCTTGGTGCCGGTGGTCATGCTGGCCCGCTCCTTCAGCCTTGCCGACATCGTCGCGGCCCAGTCCCCCGTCCCGTTCATCGTGTACCAGCCGTTGGCTTTTCTCATCTTTCTGATCAGCATCACGGCGGAGTGCAAGCGCATTCCCTTCGATATCCCCGAGGCGGAGGGCGAACTGGTAGCCGGTTTTCATACCGAATACTCCGGCATGCGCTTCGGCCTGTTCTTTGTTGGCGAGTACATCAACATCATCGTGCTGGGCGGGTTGGCCACGACCTTCTTCCTGGGGGGCTGGCACGGCCCCTTTCTGGCGCCGGTACTGTGGTTTTCCTTCAAGACCCTGGCCTTTGCCTTTTTCTTCATCTGGATGCGCGGGACCTTGCCCCGCCTGCGCTACGACCAGCTTATGCACCTGGGGTGGAAGGTGTTGACTCCGCTGGCCCTGGCGAATATCCTGATCACCGGCTGGTGGCTGGCGCTGAAGGGCGCATTATAGTCTTACGGAGGCTAAACGATGAAACTGCGGACATCACTGTCCGGAACATAAATCAACCACGGGAGGAGTCGAGCATGGAAAGTGTGAACGCCAAGGACCGTCACGGACATACCCCTCTGATCAACGCCGCGAAAGAGGGGCAGAAGGATTTTGTTCAGGATCTGCTGCACCGGGGCGCAGACTTGACCGCCAGCAGCGACAAAGGCAAAACGGCCCTCCACTACGCCGCCGCCAACGGCCATACCGAAATCGTCAGGATGCTGCTCGAAAAAGGCGCCGACGTTGACGTCCGGGACCGGGAAGGGCATACTCCCTTGATGCTGGCTGCCATTTACGGCTGTAACAAGACCGTGCAGGCCTTGCTGGACGGCGGCGCTAATGCTGGGCTCAAGACGCCTACCGGCAATACCGCCAGCCGCTATGCCGAGAACAACAGCCATCCCCTGGCTTCGGCGCTGCTCAAGAAGGCCGAACGGGCCAAACACGGCAACGCATAATACTTTCCGACGCTTGAGCAGAGACGCCCCGCCGGGGCGTCTCCCGTTTCAGGAAGAATAACTCCATGCCGATACTCTCCGACATAAAGGCCATCCTGGGCGGCTTCCGCATTACCCTGTCGCACATGCTGCGTCGGCCGGTCACCATCCAGTATCCCGAGGAAAAGCGCACCCCGTACCCGCGTTACCGGGCGCGTATCGTATTGACCCGCGACCCGGACGGTGGCGAGCGTTGCGTAGCCTGCTACCTCTGCTCCGCCGCCTGCCCCGTGGACTGCATCTCCATGCAGGCTGCCGAACGGGAGGATGGCCGCCGCTATGCCGCATGGTTCCGGATCAATTTTTCCCGTTGCATCTTCTGCGGTCTGTGCGCCGAGGCCTGTCCGACCCTAGCCATCCAAATGACTCCTGATTTCGAAATCTGCAAGCGGGACATCATGGACCTGGTCTATGAAAAGGAAGACCTGCTGATCGACGGCTGCGGCAAGGATAATTCCTACAATTTTTACCGCCATGCCGGCATCGCCGTGACCCAACCCCGGGGCGAGGGGGCGGAGGAAGATCCGCCGGTGGATGCTAGGTCGTTGATTCCGTAGCTTACGAAATCTGCCATGGAGATGCAGAGGCACGGAGAAAGCAAAAAATAAATACAAAGAAAAGCGGGAAGCTTTTTCTCGGGTATAGTTATCAACGTGCCGTTGGACTCCTCTGTGTCACTGTGGCCCTGTGGCAACATGAATTGAACTTATGGAACAGATCATCTTCTACATACTGGCCGGGGTGGCCGTTATCGGCACGATCCTGGCCATTACCGAGAAACACCCGGTGCATGCCATCCTGTATCTGGTGACTTCCCTGTTTTCCATCGCGGTGATCTTTTTCCTGCTGATGGCGCCCCTGGTGGCGGCCTTTGAGGTGATCCTCTACGCCGGAGCCATCATGGTGCTGTTCCTGTTCGTGATCATGATGCTCGACCTGGGGCACCCGGAAAAGGGGGTGTCACCCCATTGGCGCCAGTGGTTGCCGTCCCTGGCGCTGGCCGGGGTGAGCATCGTCTGCCTGTCGATCGCCATTGTCTCCCGCCACGGTTCCGCAGCCGCGCCGCCAGCGCCGGCCCTGCCGATCCGTGAGGTGGCCCGGTGCCTGTTCCGGGACCACGGTCTGGCGGTGGAGTTGATCTCGCTGCAACTGTTGTTCGCATTGGTAGGGGCCTTGTATCTGGGTAGACAAGGCGCGCACTCACCCGACCTTCGGCCACCTTCTCCCCAAGGGAGAGGGGTTGGGGATGAGGGGGAACCGTCATGATTGTCCCACTCGAACATGTCCTCATCCTGGCCGGCCTGCTCTTCTTCCTGGGTATGGGGGGGCTTCTGGCCTGGCGCGCCAACCTGATCATGATGCTGGTCTGCATCGAGGTCATGCTGAACGCGGTCATGCTGGTCTTCGTGGGGGGATCGGCCCGTTGGGGCACCGCGGACGGCCAACTGTTCGCCATCTTCATCATGGCTCTCACGTCGGCCGAGGTTTCTCTGGCTCTGGCCATGGTGGTCTACCTGCACCGGCGTCGCAAGACCGTGGATACGGACCGGTTCAGCGAGATGAAGGGATAATTCCGGGCACATGGATTTTTGATGAAACTCTACCTCGCTCTCATACTACTGTTGCCGTTTATGGGCGGTCTCTTCAACGCACTGCTGGGACGGCTGCTGCCACGCCGCATGGGCGAGGTAGTGGCCTGCGGGGTGATCTGGGGCGCGTTCGTCTGTACCGTTTTGGCCTTTGCCGGTTTTGCGGGCCCGGTCAGGGTGGAGTTCGGCTCCTGGCTGGCCGCCTTCACCTTCCAGGCCCCCATCGCTCTGTATCTGGATCAACTCTCCCTAGCGTTGACGTTGATGATCACCTTTGTCTGCGGTCTGATCCACCTCTATTCCGTTGGCTACATGCAGGATGACCCGGCTTGGGCACGCTACTTCGCCCTGTTGAACCTCTTCGTCTTCGCCATGCTGACGCTGGTGCTGGCCGAGAACCTGCCGCTCCTCTATCTGGGGTGGGAGGGGGTCGGCTTCTGCTCCTACGCCCTGATCGGTTTCTGGTACACGGAGGAGAAGAACGCCACCGCCGGGCGCAAGGCCTTCATCACGACCCGTATCGGCGACACCGCCTTCGGCATCGCCATCGTCTGGATGTACCATCTCTCCGGCTCTGTCTCCATTACCCGCCTGAACGCCATGGGCGACGTCATCCCCGCTGCCGTTGTCACGACCCTCGGACTGCTGCTCTTGGCCGGCGCAGCCGGAAAGTCGGCCCAGTTGCCGCTATCGGTCTGGCTGCCGGACGCCATGGCCGGTCCCACGCCGGTGTCGGCACAGATCCACGCTGCCACCATGGTCACTGCCGGGGTCTACCTGCTGGCGCGCATGTTTCCCCTGATCGGCAGCTCGGAAACGGTGCGGGCGGCCATCGCCCTGACCGGTGGCATCACCGCTTTTTACGCCGCTACCTGCGCCTGCTGCCAGCGCGACCTGAAACGCATCCTGGCCTACTCGACCATCAGCCAGATTGGCTACATGGTGCTCGGAGTGGGAGCGGGAGTCCTGACCGGCGCTACCTTCCACCTGCTGACCCACGCCTTCTTCAAGGCGCTCCTGTTCCTTGGCGCGGGCTGCGTCATCAACGCCCTGCACCACCAGCAGGACATCTTCCGCATGGGAGGGCTCAGGACAAAGCTGCCTGCGGTCTATTGGCCGTTCCTGGCCGGTTCGCTCTGCCTGGCCGGATTTCCACTGACCGGCGGCTTCTTCAGCAAGGATGCCATCCTGGGAGGGGTGGCCGCCCAGGGAGGTCCTCTGTACGGCGGTCTGCTGCTCCTCGGCCTTTTTACGGCGCTGTTGACCTCCTTCTATACTTTCCGCATGCTCTTCGTGGTCTTTCATGGAAGAGAGGAGGCTCATAGTAGCCCCCTCCCGAAAATCATGACCCTCGCCCTCATCCCTTTGGCCCTGCTGGGCCTGTGCGGTGGCCTGCTAAACCTGCCTGCTTATCTGGGCTATCAGGGCGGGCTGGACGGTTTCCTTGGTTCGATCACCGGTTTCGGGGGCGTTGAGCAGGCGTCCCACGCCGATGAGATCGCCCTGCAAATCGTCGCCGCGACCCTCAGTCTGGCGGGCCTGGGCTTGGCCTGGTCCCGTTATACCGGCAACCGCCGTGCCGAATCTCTGGCCCGCGAGGACGCCGGGTCGCCGGGCGCCGGTTTCCTGTTGAACGGCTGGTATCTGGACGGCCTCTACTGGGCGCTTGTTATCAACCCATTCAAGCATCTTGGGAGCTTTCTCTGGAAACGATGGGATGAAGCGGGTATCGACGGCACTCTGAACGGTCTGGCCCGCCTTACCGCACGTCTGGGCGGCTTGTCCGCCGCCTGGAGTACCGGCCGGGTGGGCACCTCCCTGTTTGGTCTCGCGGCCGGGATCTGCGTGGTGCTGGTTTATCTTGTTTGGGTAACACTATCATGATGGCCGATCTGCATCTACTGACCATCCTGGTCTTTTTCCCCCTGGCCGGCTGCCTGTTCATGATGCCGGTCTGGAAGCGTCCTGCGGCCGCGCGGCCGCTGGCCCTGGGGGTGATGACCGGCGAACTGTTGCTGGCAGTTTGGCTGTATGTCTCGTGGCACGGGCTGGCAGCGCTGAAACCGGTCCTGTCCGGCTACCTGCTGGTGGAGGACGCCCCTTGGATCGGGGCCTTCGGGATCCGCTACACCTTGGGGCTGGACGGCATCTCGCTCCTCATGGTCATGCTAACCGCCTTCAGCTTCTGCTTGGCCCTGGCGGTGTCGTGGCGGGCTGTCGGCGAGAAGGTTGGCCTGTTCTTGACGCTATTATTGGCCATGGAGACCGGTATCATGGGGGTTTTTCTGGCCCTGGACCTGGCTCTGTTCTACCTGTTCTGGGAGGTGATGCTGATCCCCATGTTCTTCCTGATCGGCATATGGGGCCATGGCCGACGCATCTATTCCACGGTAAAGTTCTTCCTCTTCACCATGTTCGGCTCGCTCCTGATGCTTCTGGCGATCATC
Encoded proteins:
- the nuoL gene encoding NADH-quinone oxidoreductase subunit L, translated to MKLYLALILLLPFMGGLFNALLGRLLPRRMGEVVACGVIWGAFVCTVLAFAGFAGPVRVEFGSWLAAFTFQAPIALYLDQLSLALTLMITFVCGLIHLYSVGYMQDDPAWARYFALLNLFVFAMLTLVLAENLPLLYLGWEGVGFCSYALIGFWYTEEKNATAGRKAFITTRIGDTAFGIAIVWMYHLSGSVSITRLNAMGDVIPAAVVTTLGLLLLAGAAGKSAQLPLSVWLPDAMAGPTPVSAQIHAATMVTAGVYLLARMFPLIGSSETVRAAIALTGGITAFYAATCACCQRDLKRILAYSTISQIGYMVLGVGAGVLTGATFHLLTHAFFKALLFLGAGCVINALHHQQDIFRMGGLRTKLPAVYWPFLAGSLCLAGFPLTGGFFSKDAILGGVAAQGGPLYGGLLLLGLFTALLTSFYTFRMLFVVFHGREEAHSSPLPKIMTLALIPLALLGLCGGLLNLPAYLGYQGGLDGFLGSITGFGGVEQASHADEIALQIVAATLSLAGLGLAWSRYTGNRRAESLAREDAGSPGAGFLLNGWYLDGLYWALVINPFKHLGSFLWKRWDEAGIDGTLNGLARLTARLGGLSAAWSTGRVGTSLFGLAAGICVVLVYLVWVTLS
- a CDS encoding ankyrin repeat domain-containing protein, with the translated sequence MESVNAKDRHGHTPLINAAKEGQKDFVQDLLHRGADLTASSDKGKTALHYAAANGHTEIVRMLLEKGADVDVRDREGHTPLMLAAIYGCNKTVQALLDGGANAGLKTPTGNTASRYAENNSHPLASALLKKAERAKHGNA
- the nuoK gene encoding NADH-quinone oxidoreductase subunit NuoK, encoding MIVPLEHVLILAGLLFFLGMGGLLAWRANLIMMLVCIEVMLNAVMLVFVGGSARWGTADGQLFAIFIMALTSAEVSLALAMVVYLHRRRKTVDTDRFSEMKG
- a CDS encoding NADH-quinone oxidoreductase subunit J is translated as MEQIIFYILAGVAVIGTILAITEKHPVHAILYLVTSLFSIAVIFFLLMAPLVAAFEVILYAGAIMVLFLFVIMMLDLGHPEKGVSPHWRQWLPSLALAGVSIVCLSIAIVSRHGSAAAPPAPALPIREVARCLFRDHGLAVELISLQLLFALVGALYLGRQGAHSPDLRPPSPQGRGVGDEGEPS
- the nuoI gene encoding NADH-quinone oxidoreductase subunit NuoI, translated to MPILSDIKAILGGFRITLSHMLRRPVTIQYPEEKRTPYPRYRARIVLTRDPDGGERCVACYLCSAACPVDCISMQAAEREDGRRYAAWFRINFSRCIFCGLCAEACPTLAIQMTPDFEICKRDIMDLVYEKEDLLIDGCGKDNSYNFYRHAGIAVTQPRGEGAEEDPPVDARSLIP